The Phosphitispora fastidiosa DNA segment AAAATATTAATAACGGGGTTAGAATCGTCCATACAATGCGCGGGAACATCAGGGTGTGGTCCACAAACAAAGTGCGGGCGGCATACGACCTCGCTAATTTCAATAAACCACCTTTATAATGGTCAACATATGATGCGATAACCTCAAGTTCTCCCCGCTGCCACCTAACCCTCTGGGAATACAGCTTTTTCAACGAAGGAATTGGTTCTACATACACCTTCGCATTTTCAAGAAACATAATTTTCTTACACTGATTTTTTCTGCGCAGTTCAAAGGTGAGTTTGGTATCTTCTGATATCGAATTCTGGTCATAAAGAAAGGTTTGCAGAAGACTCTTCCTGTTAAAACACGAAAAGGCTCCTGCCAGGGTAAACAAATTATTATGATGTGCCTGATATTTTCTCCCAATAAAAAATGCTTCCAGGTATTCAACGAGTTCACATGACTGGACCAACCTAAGCAGCAGGGATTTTTTTGATATCCTGCTGAAATCGATCATAATTGCTGCTGTGGCGCCGGCAACTTCCTCCTGCGCAAAAAGGGCCTTCACCGTCTCCATAAGCACATTAGGCCCAAGCTTGGTGTCAGAATCGATGTTAATTAAAATTTCGCTGCTGCCCAAAAAAATTCCCGTGTTTAAGGCCTTAGCCTTGCCCGGTTCATTAAGTTTAATCCATCTTAGAATCATATCCGGGTTTTTGTCGGAAAAGCTTTGAAAGACTGCAAGACTGCCATCAGTACTGCCATTATCAATTAAAAATAACTCGACTCTACCCATAGGATAAGTCTGGCAGGCAACTGATTCCAGACACTCCAATAATGTACTTTCCGAATTAAAAACCGGTATAACCACAGATATCTGGGGATAAAAACCTGGTAATCGGCCATCATTGGCATCATCCTTTTTTCTTTCCCTAAGTTCCCGCCAGGAAAATACAATGTGGACCAGAGCAATTACCCCATCAACCAAAATAGGAATCAGAATCCATATCCCCCAAAACACTATAAAACTGTAAAGCAAATCCCTGTTCATTATCTTTATCCCTCCAGGGACGACTGCCTGTCTATAAAGAACAGAGTTCTCCTGGTAAAGAAAAACCAGTACAGGACAATCATCATTAAAAAGAACACACCCCTGCCTAAGATGGTATGTGCCACAAAAATCGTATTTCTTCCTCCCAGAAAAATTGCAGTAACAATAAGCTGTACCCGAAGCAGGTTAACAAAATAAATAAGCATACTCCCTATAATCAGGGTCTCTAGCTTTTTTTTAAGATTAAACACCGGATAAAACAAAGTCAATCCCCAAAAAACGGCGCCTTCCAACAGACCCGAACACTCAGTTCCGATTTCCAGCGAGGTATAGCCGCTCATGAGGGTTCCGGTCATCAGCATAGTTCCTACATCAGCAAAAGGCATTACCGGAATTTTCATCACTGCATTAAAATAGGTTATTACTTTTATGGCTGTGCGGCTCAGTGTAGTTTCAATAATCGTCCCCTGGAGCATAAAAGCTGCCAAAACGGTAAAACCTATCGCCCCCCACAAAAAATAAAATACCCATATTTTGTTAGCCCTGAAAAAAACAACTCCACCGGCCCAAATGACTAATAAAGGAATATAATTAATTAATTCCATTAGCTGTCCCCTGTTTCTTTTTTAGCAGCAGCGCCCCTGCAGCAAGACCCATGGCCAAAAGCACACCCAGCAGCGGGTATCCCAGTACAGGCACCGGACTGTAAAGAATGTCGCCTTCATCCGGAATAAGGTCAAAATCATGCTTGTACAAATCAGCATCATCAAAACCGGGGTCCAGAACCCAGTCATCATCCTGCTTGGGATTATCATTGGCAATGAATGAGGTTGTTGCATAAAACCGTATCGACTGGTTAGAAATTATCCCCAGTTCCTCCAGCGGAAAGAAAAATTCGAACTGAAGCCCTTCGTCTTTGCCGGCTGCCTTTTCCCCCCACTTTCCAATAGTATGCCAGGCTGGACTGTTATTTTGGTCATCAACCCTGAAGACCTTTACGGCAACCATTCCTGAACCGGGGTCATAACGAAAAAACCCAATCTTATCTACAGATTCTCCATAATCACCGTTATCATTGGTGTCAAAAAATATTTTTCCAGTCATCTTATGTTTCTGGTCCTGCTTTGTGAGAGAAGGATATCTGATAATACTAAAATACAGGTTTTCACCGTCTTTGTCTGTACCCCAATAGAGGCGTCTGGTATCTCCGGCAGTCTCGGTCTGGTGAGAGACATTCATTATATCCCCTTGTGGGTCATCGATATACACCTGTGCCTCCCAGTCACCAAATTCGCCATCTGCAGCAATATTCTCTGCCGCCAATACAGCCGGTGGCAAAAACAAAGACACTGTGGTCAGAATCACCACTATGGGCAGTATCGCTGCTGCCTTTTTAACGGCTCCCCTGAGTTGCACTCTCAGCTTATCTCCCCATATTAGCCAGATGCAGCTAATAATCCCCAAAAGGGTCAAAATACCTCCCGCCTTTGTTGCCTCAGGCCACTTATTGACAATCTTCATCCTATACTCCCCCCCGTTCCCCTGAAATTCAATCAGGTTATGAATAATCCCCGTGACCGCTCCTTCGGGACCCTCAATTTCAACATTCATGCTGTCCAGGTAAGCTGCAGGAATAACCATGCTCTGCCCGGCGAACCTTTTGGGCAGGGAAAAGTCTATCAACTGATTATTTCCCTCCAGGACGTATCTGCTGAATTCAACTATTTCTCTAACCGGTGTTTGGCCCGGTTCCGTATGCAGCAAATTCCCGATCATGTCCAGGATAACTTCATCTCCCGTTAAAAACCCATAATAGGGAAGATTTAGACCCATAAAATAAATGTTCTGGTCGCGATATATCTTGTAACCCTCTATAGGACGTTTGCGGTCATAAAATGTTACCAGTGAAGAAACCTCGTCAACCCCTTCCAGGACAAAAGTCTTCCAGGGCAAACTCTCTTCCGGTATCGGCGCCAGTTTCACATTTTTTGAATTGGCGCTTATTACAGGAGCAGTTTCCAGAATTACGGGTTCTGCCACTACACCCAGAAACGAAGCCCTTTTGGAAAAAACATCCTCAGGCGCCCCGGAGAGGTCTATGACCACCCGTCCCCCATTTTGAACATATTCCAGCACCAAGTCTTCAGCCTCTTTTTTGGAAACCCAGTCAAAACCGGACAGCATCAGGGATTCATAATGCATTAGTTCTTCGATACTGTATTTATCTACTTCACTGTAGCGGCCCAGTTTAATCTCGGGATAAATCATGGCCAGATTTGGGGCAAATTTTCCTATGCCGAGAATCCGGTAGTCTGCACTTACCATGTACGGCCCGGCTTCTTTAACATAGAGGGACAATCCGTTTTCACTTCCCTGAAAAACGAAGCCAGACTGTCTGGCCTCTTCCCTAAATTTTCCGGGTTCCTTCACAGTCTCATCCAGTACGATTATATGTGTTGTCCCCAATTCTATCAGGCGGTCAAAGAGAAAATTGTACCACCCTTTTTCCAGGGATGTATTCAGCATCATCAGATTGTGGCTTGTTTGGGCCCCCTGCCAGGCAGCGCCAAAAACCTGTTCCCGGCCATGATCGCGGGAGATTATATAAGACGGTACAGAACCGGTTTTACTCAGGTCAAGAACAGCAGTCTTAAAAGACCTGTCATTTTTTGTTTTTTCAAGAAGTCTGGTGATTTCTTCCGGATAATCACGTGTCTTGATCATGTTGGTTGAAATAAGGCAGTCAGCTAATAATAATCCGAAAACCAGTACCAGGGTAACTATTCTTATAATTTTTCTTTGCTTCAGGCGCTCCTTTAAATTCCTAAGGTCTACACCCCCCAGAATTAAGAAACCGACTCCCACAGGGACAAAACGTTCCGGCCACAACAAATGACTAAGGGGCAGTTTTCCGTAGAAGGGTTTTGCTGCCGGTGTGGTTATTAGAAATATGCCCAAAGCTACAAATATACCGGCCTTTTGAAAAGGGGTTTTTCCTTTCCAATTATATACGGCTAAAGCTGCTAACAATAAGTATCCCAACCCTATGTAAAATTTTTCCGGGTCAGTCAACCGAATAAGAGGATTAAAGGAATGCAACGGATTATAGTAGTTGAGTGATTGTATCACTGCCTCCTTATCAATAGCCGCCACCCCGCCTATCTGACTGGGGACGAGCCACCAACCTGATATGGCAATACTTAAAACCAGCAGTAAAACTGTCTGCACAAATCTCTTTAAACCAGTACCGCGGAAAATGTAAAGTAACATAACAAAGAGAGTAACGCCAACAAGAAGTAACGCTGCAACCATGGCGTGTGCTAAGACAATCAGATTAACCACTGCAACCAGGGCCAGTATTTTAAGTTTTTTGTGCTGTAAATCTTCCTGCAGTTCCATAACCAGATAAACCAGGACAGGGAAAAAAGCGAAACCCAAAACCCACAGAGCATTGCCGGAAGCAAAGGCCATATAAAGATTATATGGTACTATCGGCCAGAGAAACCCCATGATGGCGGCACTTGATAGCGAGACATACTTCCTGAAAAGCAGCCAGCTCCAACTGCCGATTAAACTGGCCGTAAAGAGAAATGCAATTAAAGCCTCGGCAGCATTTCCGGTAAAGAAGCGGAAAACCACCAGACCGTAGTAAGCCAGGGGCGCCCAGTATCGAAACGGGTCGATGCCATTGTCCCAGGCAGGCATGTACCGGGGAAACCAATTCCCCTGTTGGAGCGAATCATACAAAAACTCTGTTTTATAGAGATGGGCCCAGGCA contains these protein-coding regions:
- a CDS encoding TIGR03111 family XrtG-associated glycosyltransferase produces the protein MNRDLLYSFIVFWGIWILIPILVDGVIALVHIVFSWRELRERKKDDANDGRLPGFYPQISVVIPVFNSESTLLECLESVACQTYPMGRVELFLIDNGSTDGSLAVFQSFSDKNPDMILRWIKLNEPGKAKALNTGIFLGSSEILINIDSDTKLGPNVLMETVKALFAQEEVAGATAAIMIDFSRISKKSLLLRLVQSCELVEYLEAFFIGRKYQAHHNNLFTLAGAFSCFNRKSLLQTFLYDQNSISEDTKLTFELRRKNQCKKIMFLENAKVYVEPIPSLKKLYSQRVRWQRGELEVIASYVDHYKGGLLKLARSYAARTLFVDHTLMFPRIVWTILTPLLIFFGYPMELIILANFFVYLVYLFIDINYLLIAYQHIDGEYQDYLKNNAWRVIFMPLYRFLVFWFRAAGAIHAVTERAIWTVEDPVNQTIKAIGKLKH
- a CDS encoding 6-pyruvoyl-tetrahydropterin synthase-related protein, translated to MQLHLTMSFFLSARHWVTMNGIKGEPHTHIWEISLRITSDSLKGPDLEIGFTEIETIISGYLSYFEGKTLNMLEKFQRYNPSTENLGVFFSLRFRELLSGHGFILEQLTIKESPTRGFTVSDLQNESLSQIEEYLQGELYPGFESPGSQSIHAETVRAEKEAAVSQEDVSSQEIIVQEAAAQETADTPAKKDTFHTIAALAVLFGFNLLLYSPVLFSSLPWPWGSDAWAHLYKTEFLYDSLQQGNWFPRYMPAWDNGIDPFRYWAPLAYYGLVVFRFFTGNAAEALIAFLFTASLIGSWSWLLFRKYVSLSSAAIMGFLWPIVPYNLYMAFASGNALWVLGFAFFPVLVYLVMELQEDLQHKKLKILALVAVVNLIVLAHAMVAALLLVGVTLFVMLLYIFRGTGLKRFVQTVLLLVLSIAISGWWLVPSQIGGVAAIDKEAVIQSLNYYNPLHSFNPLIRLTDPEKFYIGLGYLLLAALAVYNWKGKTPFQKAGIFVALGIFLITTPAAKPFYGKLPLSHLLWPERFVPVGVGFLILGGVDLRNLKERLKQRKIIRIVTLVLVFGLLLADCLISTNMIKTRDYPEEITRLLEKTKNDRSFKTAVLDLSKTGSVPSYIISRDHGREQVFGAAWQGAQTSHNLMMLNTSLEKGWYNFLFDRLIELGTTHIIVLDETVKEPGKFREEARQSGFVFQGSENGLSLYVKEAGPYMVSADYRILGIGKFAPNLAMIYPEIKLGRYSEVDKYSIEELMHYESLMLSGFDWVSKKEAEDLVLEYVQNGGRVVIDLSGAPEDVFSKRASFLGVVAEPVILETAPVISANSKNVKLAPIPEESLPWKTFVLEGVDEVSSLVTFYDRKRPIEGYKIYRDQNIYFMGLNLPYYGFLTGDEVILDMIGNLLHTEPGQTPVREIVEFSRYVLEGNNQLIDFSLPKRFAGQSMVIPAAYLDSMNVEIEGPEGAVTGIIHNLIEFQGNGGEYRMKIVNKWPEATKAGGILTLLGIISCIWLIWGDKLRVQLRGAVKKAAAILPIVVILTTVSLFLPPAVLAAENIAADGEFGDWEAQVYIDDPQGDIMNVSHQTETAGDTRRLYWGTDKDGENLYFSIIRYPSLTKQDQKHKMTGKIFFDTNDNGDYGESVDKIGFFRYDPGSGMVAVKVFRVDDQNNSPAWHTIGKWGEKAAGKDEGLQFEFFFPLEELGIISNQSIRFYATTSFIANDNPKQDDDWVLDPGFDDADLYKHDFDLIPDEGDILYSPVPVLGYPLLGVLLAMGLAAGALLLKKKQGTANGIN